The window TTTCGCTAATAAGGACCCTTGTTGTGGGTACCCTGGGCTCACCCGAGTGATCCAGGGTACTCTCCCtatctcaagacccttaattcAGTCACGTCTGGGAAGTCCCGTTTGGCAGTGtgaggtaacattcacaggttctaggaattaccacacacacacctttgggagggggggcattattctgtctaccaccgCTTCTAGAGAGGAAAgtagaatttgtttttattgcctgGGTCCTCTTGGGAAGTTCCTTTTGCCTGCTGAAATCTGTTAAGGTCCTACTCAGACctacctcttccaggaagccctccaggcTGCTTCTGCCCATACTCTTCTCTGAATTCATACAGTTCCTATGTGCAGTTTAGGATTCATCCTGTACAATCCTTACACACTCCTTTTTGCTCACTTTGTCTCTCTGATGGCACTGAGGGCAACTTTAGGACCAATGATGTCTGTCTCTGCCACAATCCCTAGCACAAATAGCAGGTGCTCACTTAAAATCCAGTGGCTAATTGCCGGTATATACATCCAGTCCTCTAGCTCCTGGCATAGGTTTCCCAAGCCACTCcacattcttcctcttctccccaaatctttcTCCCCTGGGCTGTAAAAAGCAGGATTAGGGCTAGAATGACCAATCTGCCTTTGCTAAAGCTGACTACCCCAAATAAGGGGCTGAATGCCCCATCTTGGCCTCATTTACTCCATATTCCATTCCAGTGCGTTTTATAGTTTATTCTAGTAGTGGTACCGTTCAAATGAAATCTAATGGGAagactcaacataataaacagGCTGCCTGTCATAGAGGGGGGCACCCAGAGATGGCCTGCGTGGCTCCTTAACACCTCCCAGAGTTCTGAGCAGTGCTCTTCCAGCCCATGTCCAGGGGTCAAGGTGAGCATCCCCTCATTTGGCCTCTGTTCTCACCTCTGGGGCCCACCCTGGGGATATGGTGTGTCTCTCTGCAGGCagaaccccccaccccacaggctGCAGAGTGCTGACCGCAGGCCTGGGTGTGTCCTCTCCTCAGCTCCCCACAGCTACCGTCGCCCTTCAGAATGGCCAACAGGGGACCTGCCTACGGCCTGAGCCGGGAGGTGCAGCAGAAGATTGAGAAACAGTACGATGCGGACCTGGAGCAGATCCTGATCCAGTGGATCACCAGTCAGTGCCGAAAGGATGTGGGCCGGCCCCAGCCAGGGCGAGAGCACTTCCAGAACTGGCTCAAGGATGGCACGGTGAGAGCCAGGCCCCTCCGACTGGAAGTGCTGGGAGAGTGGGGCTGGGTCTGGGGGACCAGGGGTTGTTTCACCTGAAGAACTGTGGGTGCACCCATCCCGACTTCCTCCTGAGCCTGGATATCTTCATCGTGCGGATGACCTgtgctttcctccctcctctagAGTGAAGGGTGAGGGTGACTGTGCCTCCCCTGCACCAGAAGGCCCGGGGTGACACAAGGACGACTAGCTCTGAGGACAGAACTGTGGGAGGGTGTGCTCTAGTCCGTGATACTGGAATAGCCAGGTTTTCAGTCTGGGCTCAaggcagggagctgggcaggaaggagcctgAGGCTCACCCCGGGGGAGTCAGAGCTGTCTGCAGGTAGGAGAGGAACTTCTGTGGTTCCCTGTGGATCTGCAGTAGGCGTGGCCTCACCCCTGCACACTGCCGTCCTCACCCAGGTGCTGTGTGAGCTCATTAATGGACTGTACCCCGAGGGGCAGGCCCCAGTGAAGAAGATCCAGGCCTCTGCCATGGCCTTCAAGCAGATGGAGCAGATCTCTCAGTTCCTGCAAGCAGCCGAACGCTACGGCATCAACACCACTGACATCTTCCAGACTGTGGACCTCTGGGAAGGTGGGCCAGCGCTGGGCACTGCCATCCAGAAGACCAGAGACGGGGCTGGGCCATCATGaccagggagaaggggcaggtTTCTGGCACCTGAGGACAAAgaggggtgtatgtgtgtgtgtgttgtaagGATTAGTTGGCCATGTTGGGAGTTGGGATGGAGAGGGTATGGGGATAAAGAGTATAGGAATTAGGAAGCTGGACCTGCTGAGTTAATGATGGAGGTGGAACCCTGGCGTCCAGGACCCCAGCCCTGTTGAGGCCAACacacccctttctccttcccaggaAAGAACATGGCCTGTGTGCAGCGGACACTGATGAACCTGGGTGGGCTGGCAGTAGCTCGGAACGATGGGCTTTTCCGTGGGGATCCCAACTGGTTTCCTAAGTGAGTATCGCTGGGGCAGCCCAGCCCGGGACAGGTGCCATGACCCCACCCATTCCCGTCCCTTGGAAATGATGGTTACACTATAGCAGCCAGCcctttacaaagcactttcacattcctcatctcacttcatcctcacaactcTCACAGGATGGCAAGGGACTGTCCCTTTTGAGAGATAAGGAAGTAGCTTCGGAGAGGTCAAGGCTCTTGAGGGCCCGGTTGGTGCCAGTACTTGAGTCCATGGCAAAGCCTGTGCTCTGTCCAGGGAAGACATTTACTGGggcagcctcctccctcctcctaaCCAATGCTCCCTTTCCACCCAGGAAGTCCAAGGAGAACCCTCGGAACTTCTCGGACGACCAGCTGCAAGAGGGCAAGAATGTGATTGGGTTACAGATGGGCACCAACCGTGGGGCGTCTCAGGCAGGCATGACGGGCTACGGGATGCCACGCCAGATCCTCTGATCCTGCCCCCTAGCCTGCCCCTGCCCTACCATGGAtggttaatatatatatatattttagcagTGACATTCCCTGAGAGCCCCTGAGCTCTCAAGCTCCCCTCTGCCAGGgtgggggcctggcctggcctgtctTCTCTGGGGGTGCCCGATGGCGGCCTCTCCCCAATGCTTACTAATACATTCCTTTCTCCAAACCTACCAAAACTGGACAAATGGCCTCTTCTTTTCCGCTGGGACCAAAATTTGGGGGCCTCACCATCCCCACCAtacctcttctctttccctctggccCTTCTTCCCCCTGAGCTCTGTGCCCTCAATCCATTCCTTGGCTGGAGGTTGGGGACACTGCCTTCTAgccttccttccacaaatatgCCTCGCCCACAGCTGTGGCTGCAGGGACGTAATTTATAGGGAGGGGCCTGTGGTGGCTGCCACTCCAGCCACAGCTGGACTACGCTCGCCACACATCTGCGGCCGCCTGCCCTGGCAGAGGCCCTCTTGGCTTCTCATTTTCCATTCCCCTCGCTGTGGCTAtggagtgggggtgaggggacgggggagggagggctgcccACTGTGGGCTGGGGCTTGAAGAATCTGAGTTTGCTGATTTAAATAAAGAATCTGTCTTTTTTGGATGGACTCTGGCTGTGTCTGGGGCCACTGAGCCcactgctggggagggaggaatatGGTAGAAGTGCACTGACTGGTACAGGGGGAGAGGACTTTGAGATGAAAGGTTGTAATCTCACCCCCATCTTCGATTTCCTTCcccatcctctttcttccttgctttggATGAGGGGAGGTTGGCATTGAGAAAGGACAGGCCCTCACTGTCCTGGGGCTAGAAGCCATAATGCAGAATATCTGGGCAGTGTCCACAGGGAGGTGGAGCCCTCATCTACCCAAGGAACTGGGTGGTCCTGGTtgggccccctcccccagccagaaCAGCCTCTCAGCCACAATAGCCTCAGCCACTGCAGGAGGGTTGGGCAGGCTGTTGGCCAGCCCTTTGTCTGGCAAGTCTGGAAGGGGAGCACCTCAGACAAGGTTGGGGCAAGGTGGCCTCTGTTGGAGTTGGCCAGACC of the Equus quagga isolate Etosha38 chromosome 13, UCLA_HA_Equagga_1.0, whole genome shotgun sequence genome contains:
- the TAGLN2 gene encoding transgelin-2, translating into MSRDHYRCPVSPDAPDPLIHVLAHRPSLLSTALCFCDAAPLNRLCPCPAPGPPRLRREPLKTPDRARELHSPLQPPPERAAVDPRERSPQLPSPFRMANRGPAYGLSREVQQKIEKQYDADLEQILIQWITSQCRKDVGRPQPGREHFQNWLKDGTVLCELINGLYPEGQAPVKKIQASAMAFKQMEQISQFLQAAERYGINTTDIFQTVDLWEGKNMACVQRTLMNLGGLAVARNDGLFRGDPNWFPKKSKENPRNFSDDQLQEGKNVIGLQMGTNRGASQAGMTGYGMPRQIL